Proteins encoded by one window of Roseibium sp. Sym1:
- a CDS encoding homocysteine S-methyltransferase family protein, translating to MSTLVETLPHQSSKLFLTDGGLETSLIFLEGEDLPLFAAFTLLRTAAGRAKLQDYFRPYIDLAVRSGSGFVLESPTWRANPDWAGQLGYSATALDAANREAIESLQALAQEYRTPQSPFVISGCIGPRGDGYVAGAAMSVEEARAYHARQIAVFAESGADMVSAITMTNVPEATGVALAARDSGIASVISFTVETDGRLPSGDDLGDAIRAVDAATGGSVAYFMINCAHPTHFAEVLEQGGEWVKRICGIRANASRMSHEELDAAEELDSGDPHDLAQRYAAILDAMPWVRVVGGCCGTDHRHISAICSSCCGHEAAA from the coding sequence ATGAGCACTCTTGTTGAAACACTTCCGCATCAGTCATCGAAACTGTTCCTGACCGATGGCGGCCTGGAAACCAGCCTGATTTTTCTTGAAGGCGAGGATTTGCCGCTTTTTGCCGCCTTTACCCTTCTGAGAACGGCCGCGGGCCGGGCCAAACTGCAGGACTACTTCCGTCCCTATATCGATCTGGCTGTCCGGAGCGGCTCCGGATTTGTGCTGGAAAGCCCGACATGGCGTGCCAATCCCGATTGGGCCGGCCAGCTCGGCTATTCGGCGACCGCCCTTGATGCCGCCAACAGGGAGGCCATCGAGTCGCTTCAGGCCCTGGCGCAGGAATATCGGACCCCGCAGAGCCCGTTTGTGATCAGCGGCTGCATCGGGCCGCGCGGCGACGGCTATGTTGCCGGCGCGGCCATGAGCGTTGAAGAGGCCCGCGCCTACCATGCCCGGCAAATTGCGGTCTTCGCCGAGAGCGGTGCGGACATGGTTTCGGCAATCACCATGACGAATGTTCCCGAAGCAACGGGCGTTGCCCTTGCGGCGCGCGACAGCGGCATTGCCAGCGTCATATCGTTTACGGTCGAGACCGACGGCCGCTTGCCGTCCGGTGACGACCTCGGCGATGCCATCCGGGCCGTGGATGCGGCAACCGGCGGGTCGGTGGCCTATTTCATGATCAATTGCGCGCATCCGACACACTTCGCCGAAGTTCTCGAACAGGGCGGTGAATGGGTCAAGCGCATCTGCGGCATCCGCGCGAACGCCTCGCGGATGAGCCACGAGGAACTGGATGCCGCGGAAGAGCTGGACAGCGGCGACCCGCACGACCTGGCACAGCGTTATGCCGCCATTCTGGACGCCATGCCCTGGGTGCGCGTCGTCGGCGGCTGCTGCGGCACGGACCATCGGCACATTTCCGCGATCTGCTCCTCCTGCTGTGGCCACGAGGCCGCCGCCTGA